The proteins below are encoded in one region of uncultured Eubacteriales bacterium:
- a CDS encoding hypothetical protein (Evidence 5 : No homology to any previously reported sequences), translated as MSCIILICRHTGQKSQFLVGKVGFQAGDSVLSEGDCSWITEQAMHEIYLKSFELAVRAGKSRNLMTSISRIGNALGGRGLPHGDDYLRNW; from the coding sequence ATGTCTTGTATTATCCTTATCTGCCGTCACACCGGTCAGAAAAGTCAGTTTCTGGTTGGAAAGGTGGGCTTTCAGGCAGGGGATTCCGTTTTATCGGAGGGTGACTGCTCGTGGATCACCGAACAGGCGATGCATGAAATCTACCTTAAGTCTTTCGAGCTTGCCGTTAGGGCTGGTAAAAGCCGCAACTTAATGACCTCTATCAGCCGTATAGGTAACGCGCTGGGCGGGCGGGGATTACCGCATGGTGACGATTATCTGCGGAACTGGTGA
- a CDS encoding Feruloyl esterase, translated as MHDGCETVNVKPFAYAMSLIDGKWKMHILFWLWQMEVLRYGELKRALGTITHKMLTTQLKELEAGGLILRREYPQVPPKVEYSMSEKGLTLMPVLQSLCRWGHEHIEDTEQEQVSSL; from the coding sequence ATGCACGATGGCTGTGAAACGGTTAACGTAAAGCCCTTCGCCTACGCCATGTCCCTGATTGATGGGAAGTGGAAGATGCACATTTTGTTCTGGCTTTGGCAGATGGAGGTGCTGCGGTACGGGGAGCTCAAACGCGCCCTGGGCACCATCACCCACAAAATGCTCACCACCCAGCTCAAGGAGCTGGAGGCCGGCGGGCTGATCCTACGTCGGGAGTACCCCCAGGTTCCACCCAAAGTGGAGTACTCCATGTCGGAAAAAGGGCTGACGCTGATGCCGGTGCTCCAGAGCCTTTGCCGGTGGGGGCATGAGCACATTGAGGACACGGAGCAAGAGCAGGTTAGCTCTCTGTAA
- a CDS encoding Resolvase, N-terminal domain protein — protein sequence MEIRKFRNELRMGRSIYDLPLRVTFYARVSTDKFEQLSSLENQVQYYTELIQNKPNWTYVDGYVDEGISGTSTKKRDSFNRMIADAKAGCFDFIITKEISRFSRSTLDSIKYTQELLDHNVGILFQNDNINTLDTDSEFRLVVMAGVAQDEVRKLSERLKFGFRQSIKNGRVLGNDKLWGYDKKDCKLTINEDEAEAVRQIFDLYANHKLGIRRISQALYDRGYTSRLGNEFNVATIRHILLNPKYKGWYCGNKTQSLDYRSKKKAVLEESEWVTYPDPDIPAIVSEALWGRANALYKSRSEQVAEHQSGAEYHNRYAYSGKIICEEHGVSFHRQLLKSGKGEKEVWQCKVYRNRGRAACSAPQLRTAQLDMVMAQIFDRLAQNKRGIIDAVMTVIRAAPDEHDYERDMTRLEEDITALHTKKDRLLEMSMAEAITIAEFKARNDGFNEQICNLQERLRALRAEVQKSKASAEQLDKIKAALEEELSFENGVNSALVTTILNQIVVKKSSTKEEICLDIHLRFGDPYRVVFERGKSSFRFIRFS from the coding sequence ATGGAAATCCGTAAGTTTCGCAACGAGCTGCGTATGGGACGCTCCATATACGATCTCCCGCTGCGGGTCACGTTCTACGCACGGGTATCCACAGACAAATTCGAGCAGCTCAGCAGCCTGGAAAACCAGGTGCAGTACTATACGGAGCTCATTCAGAATAAGCCAAACTGGACCTATGTCGACGGTTATGTGGACGAGGGTATCAGTGGGACAAGTACAAAAAAGCGGGATAGTTTCAATCGGATGATTGCGGACGCCAAGGCGGGATGCTTTGACTTCATCATCACGAAGGAAATATCCCGCTTTTCCCGTTCCACCCTGGACAGCATAAAATATACGCAGGAGCTTCTGGACCACAATGTGGGCATCCTCTTTCAAAACGATAATATCAATACTTTGGATACGGACAGCGAGTTCCGCCTGGTAGTCATGGCGGGCGTGGCCCAGGATGAGGTGCGCAAGCTCTCTGAGCGCTTGAAATTCGGCTTTCGTCAGTCCATCAAAAACGGGCGGGTGCTGGGCAACGACAAGCTCTGGGGCTACGACAAGAAGGACTGCAAGCTGACTATCAACGAGGACGAGGCGGAGGCCGTGCGGCAGATCTTCGACCTCTATGCTAACCACAAGCTGGGTATCCGGCGCATCTCCCAAGCGCTCTATGACAGGGGCTACACCAGCAGACTGGGAAACGAGTTCAACGTGGCCACCATTCGCCATATCCTGCTCAACCCCAAGTACAAGGGTTGGTACTGCGGCAATAAGACGCAGTCGCTGGACTATCGCAGCAAGAAGAAGGCCGTTTTGGAGGAGAGCGAGTGGGTGACTTACCCCGACCCGGACATCCCGGCTATCGTATCGGAGGCGCTGTGGGGCAGGGCCAACGCCCTCTACAAGTCCCGCAGTGAACAGGTGGCGGAGCACCAGAGCGGAGCGGAGTACCACAACCGCTACGCCTACAGCGGGAAAATTATCTGTGAGGAGCACGGCGTCAGTTTCCACCGGCAGCTATTAAAGAGCGGCAAGGGCGAAAAAGAGGTCTGGCAGTGCAAGGTGTACCGGAACCGCGGCCGGGCGGCCTGCTCGGCCCCCCAGCTTAGGACTGCGCAGTTAGATATGGTTATGGCCCAAATTTTTGATCGTCTGGCGCAAAATAAGAGAGGAATCATAGACGCGGTGATGACGGTTATCCGCGCCGCACCCGACGAGCACGACTATGAGCGAGACATGACCCGCTTGGAGGAGGACATCACCGCTCTACATACCAAGAAGGACCGTCTCTTAGAGATGAGTATGGCGGAGGCCATCACAATCGCGGAGTTCAAAGCCCGCAACGATGGCTTTAATGAGCAGATCTGCAACTTGCAAGAGCGGCTGCGCGCCCTGCGGGCAGAGGTGCAGAAAAGCAAAGCATCTGCGGAACAGCTGGACAAAATTAAAGCCGCTCTCGAAGAAGAACTCTCCTTCGAGAACGGCGTCAATTCGGCCCTGGTGACCACCATATTGAATCAAATTGTCGTCAAGAAAAGCAGTACTAAGGAAGAAATATGCCTGGACATCCACCTGAGATTTGGCGACCCCTACAGGGTCGTTTTTGAACGGGGAAAATCCTCCTTCCGCTTTATACGTTTTTCATGA
- a CDS encoding conserved hypothetical protein (Evidence 4 : Homologs of previously reported genes of unknown function), producing MKGAQRDMIDVLLGSVFKRGLISEMSYKSARNSLASAMDFPNLLEYPVCLTKEATEDGNP from the coding sequence TTGAAGGGCGCGCAGAGAGATATGATAGACGTTTTATTGGGCAGCGTATTTAAACGGGGGCTTATATCGGAAATGTCCTACAAATCGGCTCGAAATTCGCTGGCTTCGGCTATGGACTTCCCGAACCTGTTGGAGTATCCTGTGTGCTTGACAAAGGAGGCGACGGAGGATGGAAATCCGTAA
- a CDS encoding conserved membrane hypothetical protein (Evidence 4 : Homologs of previously reported genes of unknown function): MTNGYWKTIVACFIGYIVQAVVNNFVPLLFLTFQGQYGIPLSSITMLITVNFLVQLLVDILAVGFVDKLGYRASMLLAHLCAAAGLVSLAILPERLPDPFAGLLLSVIVYAVGGGLLEVLVSPIMEACPTDHKEKAMSLLHSFYCWGHVGVVLLSTVFFRLFGLSGWKVLALVWAVIPAANALLFARVPIAPLIEEGGAGLTIKRLFSKKIFWVLMLMMVCAGASEQSVSQWASTFAERGLGVSKTVGDLAGPMTFAALMGISRVFYGKYGDRIDLDRFMRYSVLLCIASYLSISLLPIPILGLVGCGACGLSVGILWPGTFSRATASIKGGGTAMFALLALAGDVGCAVGPTVVGMVSSAFGGNLKVGILAAIVFPLLLFLGLFRSKKPASA, from the coding sequence ATGACAAACGGCTACTGGAAAACTATCGTTGCCTGTTTTATTGGATATATCGTTCAGGCGGTCGTCAATAATTTCGTTCCCCTTCTGTTCCTGACCTTTCAAGGACAGTATGGAATTCCGCTCTCCAGCATAACCATGTTGATTACCGTCAACTTCCTGGTCCAGCTCCTGGTGGATATTCTGGCGGTGGGCTTTGTGGACAAGCTGGGCTACCGGGCGTCTATGCTGCTGGCACACCTCTGCGCCGCCGCCGGGCTGGTATCTCTTGCCATCCTGCCTGAGCGACTGCCGGACCCCTTCGCGGGTCTGCTGCTGTCGGTGATCGTTTATGCAGTAGGAGGCGGGCTGCTGGAGGTGTTGGTCAGCCCTATCATGGAGGCCTGCCCCACCGACCATAAGGAGAAGGCCATGAGCCTGCTCCACTCCTTCTACTGCTGGGGCCACGTGGGGGTGGTACTACTCTCAACGGTGTTTTTTCGCCTGTTCGGCCTCTCCGGCTGGAAGGTGCTTGCCCTGGTCTGGGCCGTTATCCCGGCTGCCAACGCCCTCCTCTTTGCCAGGGTGCCTATCGCTCCGTTGATTGAGGAAGGGGGGGCTGGTCTCACCATAAAGAGGCTCTTCTCCAAGAAGATCTTTTGGGTTCTCATGCTCATGATGGTGTGCGCCGGGGCCAGCGAGCAGTCGGTCAGCCAGTGGGCCTCCACCTTCGCGGAGCGAGGGTTGGGCGTGAGCAAGACGGTGGGCGATTTGGCCGGACCCATGACTTTCGCCGCCCTGATGGGGATCTCCCGGGTATTCTATGGAAAGTACGGCGACAGGATAGACTTGGACAGGTTCATGCGCTATAGCGTTCTTCTATGTATCGCCTCTTATCTCTCTATCTCTCTGCTGCCCATCCCCATCCTAGGGCTGGTGGGATGTGGAGCCTGCGGCCTGTCCGTGGGGATTTTGTGGCCGGGCACCTTCAGCAGGGCCACCGCATCCATCAAGGGTGGCGGTACGGCCATGTTCGCCCTGCTGGCCCTGGCAGGGGACGTGGGCTGCGCTGTTGGCCCTACGGTGGTGGGCATGGTCTCAAGCGCTTTTGGCGGCAACCTGAAAGTTGGGATCCTTGCCGCGATCGTGTTTCCCTTATTGCTCTTCTTGGGGCTTTTCAGAAGTAAAAAGCCTGCGTCCGCTTAG
- a CDS encoding conserved hypothetical protein (Evidence 4 : Homologs of previously reported genes of unknown function): MFREMRRKKQLLSQEAAAAVLERGSAGVLAVYGDEGYPYAVPLSYVYSGNKIYFHCALMGHKLDAIRRSDKVSFCVIDKDTVAPEKYTTYFRSVIVFGRARVLEDEGEKRAALEALAARYTPDDESGRLREIDKSFKQVCMVELSIEHMTGKEAVELVNAPSP, from the coding sequence ATGTTTAGAGAAATGCGCCGCAAGAAACAGCTTCTATCCCAGGAGGCGGCTGCCGCCGTCCTGGAGCGGGGGAGCGCCGGGGTTCTGGCGGTCTATGGAGATGAGGGTTACCCCTATGCGGTACCCCTGAGCTACGTGTACAGCGGCAACAAAATTTACTTCCACTGTGCTCTTATGGGCCACAAGCTGGACGCCATCAGGCGCAGCGACAAGGTCTCTTTCTGCGTCATCGACAAAGACACTGTGGCGCCGGAGAAGTATACCACCTATTTCCGCAGCGTTATTGTCTTTGGCCGGGCGCGGGTCCTGGAGGACGAGGGGGAGAAACGTGCTGCGCTGGAGGCCCTGGCTGCCCGGTATACCCCCGATGACGAGTCGGGCCGCCTCCGGGAGATCGACAAGTCCTTCAAGCAGGTATGCATGGTGGAGCTGAGCATCGAGCACATGACAGGGAAAGAGGCTGTTGAGCTGGTCAACGCCCCCTCACCTTGA
- a CDS encoding hypothetical protein (Evidence 5 : No homology to any previously reported sequences) has protein sequence MTIESSCSKMLTGLFLLDVNGIVIKQYILTSPFTGEALEASDPVLPNGTAISGRTLLALPGAIYYNSASPYQATE, from the coding sequence GTGACGATTGAGTCAAGCTGTTCAAAAATGCTCACAGGTCTTTTTCTTTTGGATGTAAACGGCATTGTCATCAAGCAATATATATTAACCTCTCCATTTACTGGTGAGGCGCTCGAGGCGTCCGACCCGGTACTGCCGAATGGCACAGCCATTTCGGGACGAACTCTTCTTGCTTTGCCGGGCGCTATCTACTATAATAGTGCCAGTCCATATCAAGCTACTGAGTAA
- a CDS encoding conserved hypothetical protein (Evidence 4 : Homologs of previously reported genes of unknown function) produces MNVLLINGSPNREGCTYTALTEVAGALHREGVETELLWLGTKPMAGCIACGKCEGTGRCVFPDHVNEVLEKLDGYDGIVVGSPVYYAGPAGQLCAFLDRLFYAGSDRMAGKFSAAVVSCRRGGASAAFDRLNKYFTICNMPVVTSQYWNQVHGFTPEDVRKDEEGMQTMRTLGQNMAWLLKSAAAARAAGVEPPKYEPGVMTNFIR; encoded by the coding sequence ATGAACGTACTGCTGATCAACGGCAGCCCCAATCGGGAAGGCTGCACCTATACCGCCCTGACCGAGGTGGCGGGCGCACTCCACCGCGAGGGCGTGGAGACCGAACTGCTGTGGCTGGGTACTAAGCCTATGGCCGGGTGCATCGCCTGCGGCAAGTGCGAGGGGACGGGTCGCTGCGTCTTCCCCGACCATGTGAACGAGGTGCTGGAGAAACTGGACGGGTACGATGGCATTGTAGTGGGATCTCCCGTCTACTACGCGGGGCCCGCCGGGCAGCTCTGCGCCTTTCTTGACCGACTCTTCTATGCCGGCAGCGACCGCATGGCCGGGAAGTTCAGCGCCGCAGTGGTCTCCTGCCGCCGGGGCGGGGCCAGCGCGGCCTTCGATCGGCTGAATAAATACTTCACCATCTGCAATATGCCGGTGGTCACCTCGCAATACTGGAACCAGGTCCACGGTTTTACCCCCGAGGACGTGCGGAAGGACGAGGAAGGGATGCAGACTATGCGTACCCTGGGCCAGAACATGGCCTGGCTCCTCAAGAGCGCCGCCGCCGCCCGCGCCGCCGGAGTGGAGCCCCCCAAGTACGAACCCGGAGTAATGACGAATTTTATCCGGTGA
- the proC gene encoding pyrroline-5-carboxylate reductase, NAD(P)-binding (Evidence 2a : Function of homologous gene experimentally demonstrated in an other organism; PubMedId : 6255065; Product type e : enzyme), translating to MKKTLGFIGCGNMARAMMGGILSAGILVPEEVIASDAYRSGLESAAAQMGIAAAGSNREVAEGARILVLSVKPQVYAAVITEIAPCIGADTVVVTIAPGQTLEKLEGRFGKDVKLVRTMPNTPAMVGAGMTALCKNQHVTDEEFEEVCRLFGAFGRAEVVAEHMMEAVVAVSGSSPAYVFMMIEAMADAAVREGMPRDKAYTFAAQAVYGSAKMVLESGLHPAALKDNVCSPAGTTIDAVAVLEEKGFRGAIMDAMAACAQKARSV from the coding sequence ATGAAGAAAACCCTTGGCTTTATCGGCTGCGGCAACATGGCGCGGGCTATGATGGGGGGCATCCTCTCCGCGGGCATTTTGGTCCCTGAGGAGGTTATCGCATCGGATGCGTACCGCTCCGGGCTGGAGTCCGCCGCCGCCCAAATGGGTATCGCCGCCGCGGGGAGCAACCGAGAGGTGGCCGAGGGGGCGAGGATTTTAGTCCTGTCCGTCAAGCCCCAGGTCTACGCCGCCGTCATCACCGAGATTGCACCCTGCATAGGAGCGGATACCGTGGTAGTCACCATTGCCCCCGGCCAGACCTTGGAGAAACTCGAGGGGCGCTTCGGGAAAGATGTAAAATTGGTGCGCACCATGCCCAACACGCCCGCCATGGTGGGGGCTGGGATGACGGCCCTGTGCAAAAATCAGCATGTAACCGACGAGGAGTTTGAGGAGGTCTGCCGCCTCTTTGGTGCCTTCGGTAGGGCCGAGGTGGTGGCCGAGCACATGATGGAGGCGGTAGTGGCCGTCAGCGGCAGCTCCCCTGCTTATGTGTTCATGATGATCGAGGCTATGGCCGACGCGGCGGTCAGGGAGGGGATGCCCCGGGATAAGGCCTATACCTTCGCCGCCCAGGCGGTGTACGGCAGTGCTAAGATGGTGCTGGAGAGCGGGCTGCACCCCGCTGCCCTTAAGGACAACGTCTGCTCCCCCGCCGGCACCACCATCGACGCCGTGGCCGTCCTGGAGGAAAAGGGCTTTCGCGGCGCGATCATGGACGCTATGGCTGCCTGCGCCCAGAAGGCGCGCAGCGTGTGA
- a CDS encoding conserved hypothetical protein (Evidence 4 : Homologs of previously reported genes of unknown function): MSLKREQTLFDAITLIRDDLVEDAQEMRRKSTRSTWKTWAMAACAVLAIGVGGMLVWSNLGGSSGGGNAGSAGGGTFMSYAGPVLPLTLTEDVQGITAERTVTYDFSLPNEDSVRVWGSDVEDSYTLTNHTAEEQTVTALYPFVSSFHDLDTLTPAVTVDGAAVQPILLTGSSSGSSDLHSWEDYKSLMADADYQADALSPAPSLDQAVTIYEFSDFDAPWEEFPAANQAISFRIDQAKTVVLTYGFEGGAWDGESNLRLSYSVPDSSSVRPERKLLIVLGDDIGPYVLQGYQNGACEPGEELDGVSATVTRYETALPGLMEDLVADFFSRYGNGVGLPTGVSTEMFTGVIYQFLTQRGVLDNQRGALQEGLESFFNEVFTDQRVLYLEFPITIPPRGSAAVTASLGKSPSYDYAGSSSKKTSVQGYDLAARLGSVLVFDSLIARLTNTDRIKIMEQNFGFNLPDGVSEVTLDPSVERYYLKIRSLES; this comes from the coding sequence ATGAGCTTGAAACGCGAACAAACGCTATTTGACGCCATTACCCTGATCCGGGACGACCTGGTGGAGGACGCCCAGGAAATGCGGCGCAAATCCACCCGTTCGACCTGGAAAACCTGGGCCATGGCAGCTTGCGCCGTTCTGGCGATTGGCGTAGGCGGCATGCTGGTGTGGAGCAATCTGGGCGGCAGTTCCGGCGGCGGGAACGCCGGCAGCGCGGGAGGTGGCACGTTCATGTCCTATGCCGGGCCCGTCCTACCCCTGACGCTAACAGAGGATGTGCAGGGCATTACGGCGGAGCGGACCGTCACCTACGATTTCTCCCTCCCTAACGAGGATTCCGTGCGGGTTTGGGGTTCGGATGTGGAGGATAGCTACACACTGACCAACCACACGGCAGAGGAACAGACCGTCACCGCCCTTTACCCCTTCGTGAGCAGCTTTCATGACCTGGACACTTTGACCCCGGCCGTGACGGTAGACGGCGCAGCGGTCCAGCCCATCCTTCTTACCGGGAGCAGCAGCGGAAGCAGCGATTTGCATAGCTGGGAGGATTACAAGTCCCTCATGGCGGACGCGGACTATCAGGCCGACGCCCTCTCCCCCGCCCCGTCCCTCGATCAGGCCGTGACCATATACGAGTTCTCAGATTTTGACGCCCCATGGGAGGAGTTTCCGGCAGCGAACCAGGCAATCTCCTTCCGCATTGACCAGGCGAAAACCGTCGTTCTCACCTACGGCTTCGAGGGAGGCGCATGGGATGGAGAGAGCAACCTGCGCCTGAGTTATTCCGTACCCGACAGTTCCTCCGTGAGGCCGGAGCGCAAGCTCCTCATCGTCCTGGGGGATGACATAGGGCCCTATGTCCTACAGGGCTACCAAAATGGTGCCTGCGAGCCGGGCGAGGAGCTGGACGGTGTCTCGGCCACCGTCACGAGGTATGAAACCGCGCTGCCCGGCCTGATGGAGGACCTGGTAGCCGATTTCTTCTCCCGGTATGGCAACGGCGTGGGGCTGCCCACCGGTGTCTCGACGGAGATGTTCACAGGTGTGATCTACCAGTTTCTCACCCAACGCGGCGTCCTCGACAATCAGAGGGGCGCGCTGCAGGAGGGCCTGGAGAGCTTTTTCAATGAAGTCTTCACCGACCAGCGCGTCCTCTATCTGGAGTTCCCCATCACCATCCCTCCCCGGGGAAGCGCCGCCGTCACAGCCTCCCTGGGGAAAAGCCCCAGCTACGACTATGCCGGCAGCAGCTCGAAAAAAACGAGCGTACAAGGGTACGATCTGGCGGCTCGCCTAGGCAGCGTTCTCGTGTTCGACTCACTCATCGCGCGCCTCACCAATACCGACCGAATCAAGATCATGGAACAGAATTTTGGTTTTAATCTGCCGGACGGTGTGAGCGAGGTGACCTTGGATCCCTCCGTTGAGCGCTACTATCTGAAGATCAGGTCCCTTGAATCATAG
- a CDS encoding hypothetical protein (Evidence 5 : No homology to any previously reported sequences), giving the protein MQSGTSCGSLPLHPRQPIRSRESGGAALVRSGPADFITSYPFNTNHIEKFILCVGRLESFFWGFFGQYSIYVPMTDFNVPLCGISAYQQY; this is encoded by the coding sequence GTGCAGAGTGGTACAAGCTGTGGCAGCTTGCCTTTGCATCCTCGCCAGCCTATCAGGAGCAGAGAAAGCGGCGGGGCCGCTTTGGTAAGGAGCGGCCCCGCAGATTTTATTACCAGCTACCCTTTTAATACCAACCATATTGAGAAGTTCATTTTGTGTGTGGGCCGCCTGGAATCCTTTTTCTGGGGCTTCTTTGGACAGTATAGTATTTATGTGCCAATGACCGACTTCAATGTTCCGCTTTGTGGAATATCCGCTTATCAACAATACTGA
- a CDS encoding RNA polymerase sigma-28 factor (fragment), with amino-acid sequence MIPAWIFLMLNSLFITLRLSGGGSFPRPLKAEEERHYLERLQAGDTEARNILIEHNLRLVAHIMKNV; translated from the coding sequence GTGATACCGGCCTGGATTTTTTTGATGCTTAACAGCCTCTTTATTACCCTCCGCCTCTCGGGAGGCGGCTCCTTCCCCCGCCCACTGAAGGCCGAGGAGGAGCGCCATTACCTAGAGCGTCTCCAAGCCGGGGACACGGAGGCGCGTAATATCCTCATTGAGCACAACCTCCGTCTGGTGGCGCATATCATGAAAAACGTATAA
- a CDS encoding Sigma-70 region 2, whose amino-acid sequence MEDQEIIALYWLRDEVAIRETDRKYGGFCHSLAMNILSVREDAEECVSDTYHRAWNAIPPEKPAAFRAWLGRIVRNLSINRWRHDRAQKRYAGAEVLLSELTDCIPSTERTEEILEGQALALHIDGWLDGLPEADRRLFLLRYWNGEDLKALASARGTTPNKLAGRMFRLRKSLGAYLTERGIAL is encoded by the coding sequence ATGGAGGACCAAGAAATCATCGCCCTCTACTGGCTGCGGGACGAGGTCGCCATCCGGGAGACCGACAGGAAGTACGGCGGTTTCTGCCACAGCCTCGCCATGAACATTCTGTCCGTGCGGGAGGACGCGGAAGAGTGCGTCAGCGACACCTACCACAGGGCATGGAATGCTATCCCGCCGGAAAAGCCCGCGGCCTTCCGGGCCTGGCTGGGCCGCATCGTACGGAACCTGTCCATCAACCGCTGGCGGCATGACCGCGCCCAAAAACGATATGCCGGGGCGGAGGTGCTCCTGAGCGAGCTCACCGACTGCATCCCCAGCACCGAGCGCACTGAGGAGATTTTAGAGGGTCAGGCCTTGGCCCTCCACATCGACGGCTGGCTGGACGGCCTGCCTGAGGCTGACCGTAGGCTCTTCCTCCTCCGGTACTGGAACGGGGAGGATCTGAAGGCTCTTGCCTCCGCCAGGGGAACCACCCCTAACAAGCTGGCTGGGCGGATGTTTCGCCTACGCAAAAGCCTGGGGGCCTATCTGACGGAGAGAGGAATTGCCCTATGA
- a CDS encoding hypothetical protein (Evidence 5 : No homology to any previously reported sequences) — MIDTGTIESGLIRALTSTGPICVFGPCCFQFI, encoded by the coding sequence GTGATAGACACCGGTACTATCGAAAGCGGTCTGATCCGCGCGCTCACAAGCACCGGCCCCATCTGTGTTTTTGGTCCGTGCTGCTTTCAATTTATATAA
- the adh gene encoding NADPH-dependent butanol dehydrogenase, with protein sequence MKRFTLPRDLYHGNGALKALKSFEGKSAVLCVGGGNMKKFGFLDRAVSYLQEAGMTVEIIDGIEPDPSVETVLKGAEKMLQFKPDWIVAMGGGSPIDAAKAMWIKYEYPEVTFEDMCKVFGLPKLRKKAHFCAISSTSGTATEVTAFSIITDYSKGIKYPIADFEITPDVAIVDPDLAETMPQKLVAHTGMDAMTHSMEAYVSTAHCDYTDPLALHSIKMIQRDLIDSYNGDMAKRDSMHNAQCLAGMAFSNALLGIVHSMAHKTGAAFADYGAHIIHGAANAMYLPKVIAFNAKEESSAARYAEIANCMGLGGTTTAEKVHLLIAYLRKMNDELKIPHCIQNYGADSYPAEQGFVPEDVFLARLPEIAKNAIDDACTGSNPRQINIEEMKKLLNCCYYDTEVNF encoded by the coding sequence ATGAAAAGATTCACATTACCCCGCGACCTCTACCACGGAAATGGCGCTTTGAAGGCGCTGAAGAGCTTTGAAGGTAAAAGCGCCGTTCTCTGCGTCGGCGGGGGAAACATGAAGAAATTCGGTTTTTTAGATAGAGCAGTGAGCTATCTGCAGGAAGCCGGCATGACGGTAGAAATCATTGATGGTATTGAGCCCGACCCCTCTGTTGAGACCGTCCTCAAGGGTGCGGAAAAAATGCTGCAATTTAAGCCGGACTGGATTGTAGCAATGGGCGGCGGCTCCCCAATTGATGCTGCCAAGGCCATGTGGATTAAGTACGAATACCCCGAAGTAACTTTCGAGGATATGTGCAAGGTCTTCGGCCTGCCAAAACTTCGTAAAAAAGCGCATTTCTGCGCCATTTCCTCCACCTCCGGCACCGCCACCGAAGTGACGGCTTTCTCCATCATCACCGACTACTCCAAGGGCATTAAGTACCCCATAGCAGACTTTGAGATTACGCCCGACGTAGCTATCGTAGACCCAGACTTGGCTGAAACCATGCCGCAGAAACTGGTTGCTCACACCGGCATGGATGCCATGACCCACTCCATGGAGGCATATGTTTCCACCGCACACTGCGATTATACAGACCCGCTGGCCCTGCACTCCATTAAGATGATTCAGAGGGATCTCATTGACTCCTACAACGGCGACATGGCCAAGCGCGACAGCATGCATAATGCGCAGTGTCTAGCAGGCATGGCCTTCTCCAACGCCCTGCTGGGCATCGTCCACTCCATGGCCCACAAAACTGGCGCGGCTTTCGCCGATTATGGCGCGCACATCATCCACGGTGCGGCCAATGCCATGTATCTGCCAAAGGTCATCGCTTTTAACGCCAAGGAAGAGTCTTCAGCCGCGCGCTATGCTGAGATTGCCAACTGCATGGGCCTTGGCGGCACTACAACCGCAGAAAAGGTCCACCTGCTAATTGCGTACTTGCGCAAGATGAATGACGAGCTGAAAATACCGCACTGCATCCAGAACTACGGCGCGGACAGCTATCCGGCCGAGCAGGGCTTTGTGCCAGAGGACGTGTTTCTCGCCAGATTGCCGGAAATCGCCAAGAACGCCATCGACGACGCCTGCACCGGCTCCAACCCCCGCCAGATTAATATCGAAGAAATGAAAAAACTTCTTAATTGCTGCTACTATGACACGGAAGTTAACTTCTGA